The window gcgcaaatgcacgtcaaggaagaccctgtcataaagagagacgacgcgcactTACGACactcatttacgacgcacaattacgACGTGCGTTTActacacgcaatgcgtatcaaggaaggccctttcATAAAGGAACACGACACACattcgtgtgtcgtaaccttacgacgcgcgtgttaatgacacgcaatgcgtatcaagaaagcccctgtcaagaaaggtcatgtcacaaatgaagatgacacacatttttgcgtatcaaaattttaaatgtttaaaaaaatattatttatagatatacttattttcaaattaaatttgtatttaatgtttcataatagaaaataaaatatcatatacaaaaaatagaattcattgcataaatttaatgtcatacaaataatcgttccatagAAAGATGAAACAAATCAATACAAGTTGTaacaaaattttacaaacaaattagatacaaaaaatacaatccattgcccctttgctttttcaagatcaacttgcaaatagctaactaatctgtacaaattcacccgtgtttctaatcattttcttaaatactttacaaacataattcatccatagtacctgaactatagttgcaaccttgtttcttcttcttctgaactcaTCTCTTGCAACCATTGCTCTAAGCCGGGTCTGAATAAATACAACAACTTGATAAAAAAACATACTTTATTTGCTCATTGGTTCCACAAGaataagaaaaaataaacaaGGCCTAAGTAACAATAGATCAGGGTTAAAAAATAAACCATTTCACTCACTCAGCAAGCTAGCCTCACAAGCTGGCtacaaaaagtaaaaaaaaggTATTGGAAGTTATACATATACTAGTTAGTTACATCTAAAATGAAACAAATGAATACAATACCATTATTCATCTCATATGTGGTTGTTGAGAGAATTGAGATCAATCAGTCAGCATCATCTGCTCGACTGCCCATTTTCACTATGTCTTCAACAAGAATATTCCCCTCtgtcatacacatacacataccaaAAGAAGTCAAGTTGCTGGGTATAAAGACAAAGTTATTAGGGGTGTGGTGTGGATTTTGAAGGAATTGGAATTTGAGCTTTGTTTGGTTGCCAAATGGATGGAACTTTATCTTTGGGAATCAAGTGCATTCTGTTTTGGAGTAAATTGTTACAAGTTGTAAAGTAACGAGGGTGACCTTTATCTTTGGAAAGGTTGGTGATAAGCTCCTGAACCCCTTCCTTGCCTAAAGTATCTTTCAAGTATATTGCTGCAGATGCCATTTCCTCATGAGTAACTTTTCCATCATAATCTCTAAGTAATAAACCAATCATGTTACAAGTCCACCCTAAATTAAATGTAAACAACATGCATACCTATCAAGCACTCGCCAACGATCACCAATCTTTGCATCTACGTCATCAATTTCTTTCTCAAGATTTTGGAGCATAGCTTCaacctaataataataataataataataataataataataataataataataataatattaataataacgcAGCAACAGCATAACTGATGAGTTAAGTAAGtggagttgagaggtgaaattaataaataaatgtcTTCTTAGTTACGTACCCTGTTTATGAGGGCTGAAGAGACCCCATCAGCTACAAGTTGTCATCAGTACTTGAATCTTAACTTTCCATGCGTGCAGCTCTATATGCCTCCATCACCTCTTTTCCACTATCAATTCCCTCTTTCTCCATCATACTATGATAAAAATTAATCTGCATGTCCATTTTTGGTGGCTCCCACTATTCTTCTGATCATGCTTTGGTGAACTACAGGGTGAAGAAACTTGCTTATGTCTGTATTCAGGCTACACATCATAATAGGTTTGCCTCATGCGTTATTTCTCGTCTTTTACAAGGTGGGACATCTACTCGCTCTCAGTCTCTCGTCTATgcaaaagacgtgaatgccctcCTCATGCTCAACACCCAAAATAGCCCTAGAATgttgtttttttatttgaatCTTTGCTAAAGACCAGTTGTATGTTGTTTTGAAACAGACATCAATTAAAGGATCAATTGTTATCAACATCTTTGGACTCAAATACACCAACAAGTATCTTGTTGAAAGCAGCTGCATTTTTGATTGATCCCAAGCTTCCTTGGTCTTGTAAGATAGCCAGTTATCGTTTGCAACAAAACATATATAAGTTTTCCGGGAGATTGTTATTACAGGAAAGGTATGTTAATTGTTAATATGCTTTAGTTTTTTAAAATCTGCATCCTGTTTTAGTCTTACCTTATCTTTTACTTGTTACCTATTTAAATTTTTGTAGGAAAGTTTAAACTCTGAAAGCCGAATTGGAAGTGTATCTTTAATGGAGCGTGTTCTTGACCTAGTTGTTACTCATATTGGTCAAGGGTATTGTGTTTGTCCAGATATTGACCTTCAATGGAGTTTTTCCTCCCAAATTCTAACAATTCCTTTTCTATGGCAGATTTTTCCTCACCTAAAGGAGGTAATTCAGTTGTAAAAACATTTCATCAATTCATCTGTCTATTTTATTTGGCTTCCACATATTGAAATCCGTCATTGTTTCTATGTCTAGACTTATGTTTCACAGGGGCTATGTCAGTATTATCTTCATAAAATGGCAACATGTAGtcaaaattatgaaaaaatattACATGTTGACAAATCAGCTGAGTTCCCTGGTTATGCATGTCTTCTTGGAAATTTACTGGAATCAGTTGGAGTTGCTTTGAGTCGCCCTTCATGTTCTTACAATATGGTACCAATATTTATGTTGCTTAATTTAATTACATGTTCTTAAAAATTATTCCATCAGCTCTTTGAAAGAAAAAATCCTCTCTAGTACTAGTAAGCAACCTCATCAACATGTCCATTGTATTATTATATtcaggcatatatatatatatatatatatatatatatatatatatatatatatatatatatatatatatatatatatatatatatagacggcCTTGCAGATAATGAGTGTTTGTATTAACTGTTAGGATAATTCAAAAAATAAGATAcaggggtatttttggaatttttttatttagtagtttttcttctagtttttgtgtatgagaatcttgaattTCTATACTTCATAAAAATACCTGCAAATGATATAGAAAGAAAAGGTAATCCTTAACCTTGTCATATGTAAAAGAATCAAGAAATTGAAGAGAAACCAACCTTTACCAGACTGTCGCTTGGCAGGCTTCCTCACATCTGGGATTGGGTCATCATCACCCACCAATGATCTAATAAGTTGCTGTCAGTTTTGTTTAGAGCTTCACGTGCTCCCAGTTCCTTTTCATGTTCCTCAAGCTGCAATTTGCTCTGTTCATGCTCAATGGAAATATTTTTAAACAGCTTATTCGCCTTCTCTTGCATCACCTAACGTGCTAATCAAGAACAAAGTTAGGAATGAAGAAAAAGATTCATCATAGCTTTTTTATACAAACACTATAAATATGAATACCTTATGATTGCCTTTTTCTTTCAAACTAGCACTTGTTGATTCTGGAGCCTTGATTTTAGTATCAAAATCCCTCTCCAGAAACTCCACCAGTCCCATATGCTTGGCTTTGTCTTTGAAACCAGTGCTTCTTGATTCTCTTGCAACCCAAGATGCATGCCTACAGAGGTCCTTCTTGAAGGTTCCGGACCCTGTTAAGTAAGAACTGCAAGGCTGACAAAGCCTACAAAAGAACAAAAGCAATGTACATGTGGAAAAGTCAGCTTAACAACATTTGTAGGTTGATTAGTAGAAGCCAACAGTCTAGCCCACATCCTATCTGTCAACTTAATAGCATTTGTAGCCTCGGTAACACGCTgcaattataattataaataataaatattaattggcaaaaataataatataattaatgtAAATATGAGAGAGTAAGAGTGCTTAATTACCTGTATTGGAATATACACATGTCTGTTATTGACAGGTCCAACTGTAAAACCAGAAAACCCTGCCATGGCCCCATGAATTTCACTTTGAGCAATAAGTGTACAGTAGATGTTATCATATGCATTGCTTGGAACAGCCCGTATCATGTATGTTGGATCTGCAGGGGTACAATCGTCATTTCATCTCATTCACCCACTTTACCCATTCATTTAGTCATTTATATATTCAAGTGTACCAATATATTTCATGTTTATGGCCATTTTATTGACTGTTGCAAAATGGTTTTTAATTTTCTGGATCAACCATTGACCAATATCAATAAGCAGTTTATTTCCAGATGCATCTCTCTCTTCAACTGCATTCACACTTTCAGAAACATATTCTTGGCCTGCTCCTTCAGCCAACACAATCACCACATGCCCATTCTCTTTAAGTCTATGTTGAATGAACTCAAAAAGACCACCTTGCCCTTCTAGATAGAATGGAGACTCTGGAATCAAGCAGCAATCCTGTTTTACAATTACAATAACacatattaattattattaacaTATCTATCTTATTCTTGATTTACatattaataaaactaataatattACAAATTTGTTATTTAGTTACCACATCTCGACTTGCCAACATGGCAAACATGGCAATGAATCCTGAAAAAGGTCAAACAAGTTTGGAAGAATAaatgagagaaaaaaaaattaactttttaacaatttattatttcatGAGGAGATTGAAGATAGATACTTGCCATTATATCGACCCATAAGTTTGACTATTCCAACTCCATTTTCAACACTTTCCACTTCCACATGTGCAACATTTATTGCTCTTTGAGCTTCCTCTACAGCAGTATCAAACCCAAAAGATTTGTTGATTAACAAATGAAGTAACTTCTTCCATTAGTACAATTGCATTAACAAATGTTAGCAAGAGGAATGCTTACCTTTTCACTTTCAGCAGATACTTCCTCTGAATCCAACTCCTTCCACTCTGAGAAAAGCTTCATTGGCAATCGAACTTTCGAGGGTAGATACGTCCATTTCAATGACATCTTTATTGTCAAAAGCACGAGGTCTAAATATGTACTGTTTTGAATCAAGCTCTTCTTTGGTTTTAACTTGAATCTTCATTTTCATCCAGAGATTTGAAAATTCATCAAACATCGTATCCATGAGTTGATGTTGAGAAACATAAAATAGTAAGTACACAAGAATTGTTGCATATCTCCTAATGTAAGATTTCATTAAAAAATTAACCAGGATAGCAGCAGTTAAAGCATGACCAATATGTATAATGGGGCTCTATTGACGGCGGCGGTGAACCAGAGAGAAGACGAAGGGTGGTGGGTGCCTGGGTGGTTGTCGAgcagtagagagagagagagaaagacttGTAGTTGGTCGTGTATTACCTGCATCAAATTGAAATTGAGGGAATGTTGATTTCATAAGATGACTTTGAAATCGCAATATGTATATGGATGTCCATAAATTTGTTGCTAAAACCTAGCACAATTGTTTCAGCCAACTTTGACTTCCTCGCAGTCGCCGCCGTCGGCACTTTCAGGAACCGACGCATCTTTAACCTCGAAACCATCAGATTCACGCTTCCTAGGTTAAGAGAAACATCGAATTGAAGGAAATCAATGAGCAAGTCAACGACTGTTGTTGAGAAGTGTCGAGATAAAGATAaagtagggtttgtaaaccaAAACATACCTTAATCGTAGCTAGGGCTTGTAACGTTGAGCAGTCATTGCAGTCTTCGGTGAGGTAAAGTGAGCCCGAGGTCGCCGCTAAAAAGAGATGAGACGAGGTCGTTGGTGGAAAGATATGAGCCGAGGTCGGCTATGGAAAGAGATGAGATGAGTCGCCGACAGCAGGTGAGGTGAGGTAGCGAATGTTACAGAGGCACTCCTTGAAAAAGCCCTAGATAATGGTCCCTGCAATTTTGTAATAAAGAGAAATAGTCCGGAAACACgcgtttttttaaaaattataaagcgacatgctCACACGACACACTATTTTTaaaaagtgccctccgtgtttttttttttttttttttttttttttgcgtttcGACACTAATTTTATGGCATGCAAAAATGCATGACCTAAATTCTTCAAATTTTAGAGGAgataacattatttttagggcgcacacttttgcgtatcgtaGATCACTGTGTCatggtttgcgcgtcattaaaggctggttttctagtagtgaatacaccaagatatcattaataaaCATAATGACAGATCAATCAAGCATCGTCTTGCATACCTAATTAATCAAATCCATAAAACACAGCAGGCGCATtgatgagcccaaatggcatcaccacgaactcgtaatgcccataacgagttcgaaattTTGTCTTCTCTACGTCCTCTTATCTCACTCTCACccgatgatacccagacctcagatctatctgggagaaccaagatgcaccctgcaactaatCAAAGAGGTCATAAATCCATGGAAGGGGATAACGGaccattaacttgttcaactcccagtaatcaacgcacatccagtgtgaaccatccttcttcttgataaaCAGTATCAGCGCTCCCTACGGAGAACTGCTCGGTATGATGAACTGCTTGCGTAACAGCTCCTAAAGCTGAGATGACAACACCTACATCTCAGGCGGTTCCAAgtggtacgacgccttggcaatcAGAGCCACACCTGGAACGAGATCAATACTAAACTCAACCTgactctcaggaggcacaccgggtaactcctctgggaaaacattaGTAAACTCCTTGACAAATGATACCTCTAAAACTAAAGTTTTCTCCCTAACCTAAATATCAaccacataagccaaataaccggcacacccatGCTAAATATACGGTCGTGCCTGGCTGTTGAGCAAAACCATGAACCAATCAAggtgccctctccatagataaccagttctccccacttggggttcgaactaccactcgttaGTCCTCACAATCAAACATGACACCAAACCTACTCAGCTggtccatacccactatcacgCACACATCCCCCATATGGATAGGGATCAGATGAATCATATAAGGCACTCCAAAGATATCCAATGTACAATCCTGATACATTGAAGATGCTGAAACCCCGTGTTCGGTGACGATAGAAACCCcaaacggacactctaactccccaataGGCATATCAAGCTCCCTACTGAAGGATCGAAATACAAAGGACCGAATCGCGCCTGAGTCATATAATACAAGGGCTGGAAAAGAGTTCACTGAGAACGTACCTATTAGgagcataaacataagcataacatcaaaAATAATGAATAGAAACATACTGGTCACAAAGCCTCTGCTCCCTCATCTGAAGCTCCCTCTCAATCTCACGCCTCCTGGCGGCCTACTGCAACTCCAATAATGAACCATAACGCTGAGTGGATACAAAATTCCTGATGTCCATCTTGAGCATGCAAAAGTAACGGGTCATCTAAGCTTGCTCAGAAGCAGCAAACTCATGACAAAACATGGCCCTCTACGTGAACATCTTGGggatctctgtcaccgactcaGTCCCCTGTCTCAAATCCAAGTACTCGTAGGCTAACCTCTCACGCTCCACCAATAGAACATATCTAGAGCGGAACATCTCCGAGAACTACTCCCAAGTCATTGCAGTCCTCTGCTCAGGAGAATACGAGCTGGTAACAAGTTTCCACTAATCCTTCACTCTGAACCTAagaaggttcagagcgcacctgACCCTCTAGTCAGCTGGGCAAGAttaagtgaagaaacatccctcaatgtcagacaGCCACCGCGTGGCTTTGATCGGatcctaaactccatcaaatggcaGGGGCTTCGTATTGTTGAAGTCCCAATACCGAAAGGTCATCCCAGCAGCCGCAACGGCTACGGTGGCTACAACAGCAACAACCTTAGATAGTGCAACATAACACTCGTCAAAGCACTCCACCATGGCGATTTTagtagacccaaacatctctggtaactGTGCCTGAAAGAGGGAAACTATAAAACTTGGATTTGTAAGTTTCATGTTTAGCCCTTCATATTAAAAGCATGACATCTTGATTGCTTTggttagtacgcggggcgtaccatagTGTACTCTTGGCATACTAACTGAGGTTTAATCGCAAAGCTCATccacgtacgctgggtgtacgtgaagtatgttgggcgtacgtgagCGGATATGAAACTCTAATTTTAAGGTGCTTCACCCTATTAAAACCTGATGATAGCCTCACTAGGTCATTTTTTGACAACCTCCATCCCCTCTTGTCCATAAAATTGAACCCTATGTGAGATCTTGAGAGTTTGAGCCTTAAAGTGTGATTGTTGGTGCTTTGTGAAAGAGAAGAATAAGCGAACGGTTTGGAGTGGTGCTTGGAGCTTAAAGATCTGAGATTTATTCTTCATTTGCTTTCCTTGTGAGCTAAAAAGCTTCCATCTTGCTCATCCACGATGCTAGATCTAGTTTGGTGCAATTTGGTGCTTTTTGAGTCCATAGTTTGGTTGTTGAGCCTCTTGATTCACTCCAGAAGTGATTGTTGATAGATATAGGGTTCTTTAGGTCACTTtgtccataaaaatgcaagctttatggtATTAGTGGCCCATGCATGTGTTAACTCAtttgttaagctcttttgagctctaaaaGCCTcgttaagccatgcatgcacgtaaagttcgccactttacatgataaaccacCTTTAGGAAGTTAGATCTAAGTGTTGGAGTGAGGTCTTAATCGTTTAAGAGTTGAATGAGATAGTCGGCTAAAAGggtggagtatgttgggcgtataaGCAGGTACGCTGCGCGTAAAAGCCCTTAAGTGCGTACACtaagcgtacgagctgagtatgACCCACGTACTCAGCAGTGGGCTTTAGATATGTGGGCTTCTCGGTTTTAGACCATGTTGTACTTTTGTTTTCTTGGGCCTTGTTGAGCCATCATAATTCTCTTGTTGGGCTATTGATATTTTACTGGAGTCTTTTGGTTGAAGGTCCATGAAAGGGGtttgggctcaatttggaaaattaggcaatatttgggctttgggtgattattttggaatttgggcTTTTGGACaaatggattgggccttgggcttgggccaAGTTAGGAAAAGGGTAAAGAGgtattttaccctaatttggacTCTTACTATGAgtcgggatccaattattaattggatgttattttgttATTGATAACATGGGGATTTTAGCGGGCCAACAGCTAGAGATTTTTCTGTGTGAtttagcagtgcgaggtgagtttcctcaccatgtttagcgggtctaaggcatCAATTCCGACCCAAGATCTGTTATGCTAGAATACTAGATGTCTATATGActcttgtatgtgtgtgtgtgcttgtagGCTTATTGGGCGGGGCTTGATGGTTATTCTGTATGATTTTATctgttatgcttataagatttaTAAGTGGGCGGGGCCCGCTATGCGAGTTTGGGCagggcccgttatactcattgggcggggcccgttatgtgagTTTAGGCGGGGCccgttgtaacgcccgcaaatctgggctagtcaaattagaggcaataggggtcgaaaacaacttttcgacaaaagattatttagaataaataatcttaaccaagttgtagagtatgttacaaggttttcgtacatataaagaacgccgaaaaccgagttataacgaagaagttatgacccgttgaagtttcgcgacggaaccggcacgataccgggaagcgtaaatagtgaatttacgatagagcgagatttagccttagcgatctaaaagaaagttgtagaatatgttaaactaagaacatcaataaaaagaacgcccaaatctgacttcgtatgaggaagttatgatttttctaagatttagcatagcagtgcacagcccgaaatctgaattttagatcggtcgatttttagccgacgggatctaaatgaaagttgtagtactcgtaaataccaacgcatggatataaagaacgtcgataatagagctcgtatgcaaaagttatggacgaagcttagtccctacttttcgagcgcggcgaattcgatacagtttcgtaaatacgagatagaatgagaattagccaacgaggtctaaatgagagttgaagatctcattaataggaactcaacggtaaaaagacagacaaaaatggagctcgtatgcgaaagttatggacgaagcttagtccctacttttcgagcgcggcgaattcgatacagtttcgtaaatacgagatagaatgagaattagccaacgaggtctaaatgagagttgaagatctcattaataggaactcaacggtaaaaagacagacaaaaatggagctcgtatgcgaaagttatggacgaagcttagtccctacttttcgagcgcggcgaattcgatacagtttcgtaaatacgagatagaatgagaattagccaacgaggtctaaatgaaagttgaagatctcattaataggaactcaacggtaaaaagacagacaaaacggagctcgtatgcaaaagttacgaacgaagcttagagactactttactataaaactcctataaatacaagggtgaactcctcatattttcttcacaccataagcctttctttctctctctaacttctctctaacctccctaaacccctcccaagtctagggaacctccctatcacgagaagaaagccccggagcgcccgacggctccgagaagaaaagctttcggctcggaaacgctgctccagcgaagcccggtttttaataaaaacccgttgtaagtgagctacgcctatagtatatttaatatagattttatttaattatagtaacattgttaggaccttaaaataattatttaggctattattatgagttatattgagtgttatttaacgcttatataatagtaataatagctagactattaaattagtctcgtcaagcgttagactaaactctagtggtaatgatactaggtttcgtcaagggataattgttttaagagtaacgaagtgctgtccgagtgccgactcatcacctttcaagtgagtgcatagttactttcatcttacacatagatatgaagtattttattataaatttacgtgctatgtgtgcatattgtctaaatacttgctgtctatgctggtgaaagatttttatacatgttttaaatgatgtaaactgtataaagtattttatatctacaagatatgttgggtaaaacatgggtagatgaatgatgatggataaaagctgaaatagaggaacattagtagtacggacctagtgccctataggtatacattggcagcagtggacctagtaccctatagatgagcactggcagctgcgccacaacccgtagatgatttagatctacggtaaacgtcctagcagctgcgctataaggatagtatcggcagctgcgcctaatagggagccttatgaccatgacagtagtgtttaaaggtcaataccggcagaagcgcctcatagaaaatgtcctaattctggcagttgagcctaagtgacaatattagcagctgcgcttgaccaatgtgtcattggcaacaatggacttcatgttgtttccttaggatgatccttaggaatgaatgaatgagaaatagctgattcttagggtagatccttaagaataaagaagataatggggatgggtaattgggttgattgtttgattgttaaaacataataattatattattgtgggttgaaaaccctatgtactcaccaggtttcccaacctgacccactcagtttatttatatcacaggtgttgatatgaagtgacattacactgagagatttaaagagatgtagatcactagtgtaaataattgtaagttctgtttatgcttatgtttctgtattaacgatgacatcccaaacgttttaaaatgaaataaatacgtttcttcgaaaatgttttaataacgtatttaccatgtttttctgggaacaaattccgcaacatttttataaaatgaagtactctgatttttataaagcataaacaacatcggtcttttttggccgagaaaatggggatgtcacacccgtTATACTTAGTGGGTAGGGCCCGTTACACTCATTAGGCGGGGcacattatgtttttatttgtatatggtatgtggtattttgggtaactcactaagctttgtgcatatggtttttagtttatgttttaggtacttcatgaTCGAAAGGGAAGAGCCCGGGATGATTGCAAAGCACACACCACCTTTTTCCACAAGTTGGGAATTACTCTGACATGTTTTGATGTATTGACATACTTTGATCTTTTTGGGGTTGTATGCCAATGTTTggattaatgttttattaaatcaaaaatgaaatttttgggtcttatttttgggacgtttcaagttggtatcagagccttggtatgagggatttggacatactctcgggtgtgtctgaactcaaattgaggatttggaaaagtttttcaacaataaatgtatttttaagaaaagagttttctaagacaagaaagggtgtggtgcatgcaatcgaccgagctcaagtaagttttcccaaaatacccatacatgttatctgatatgatttgatctgtgaatctgtgaatcacatactagttagggctaaggatatgctcaatatttgcatgatagaatgctatgagagatgcctttgtatgcctattgtatgagcttgtaaaCTTACATACTAGTACTGACCAGTTAGTTATAGGATGGCTTGATTAGGTGATGCTTGGTTCTGATTACTTgatgcttgaatgttgcttgctttgtgctttgtaggagtTCTCACTAtcttcagctaactagtaagcgaatatgctaaattacatattatgggaactaaataattttagaaggttaggttttaactctttTTTGTAGCTCTTGCTTGAGTCCATTATCTGGTTttggtgatatgtaattgtattcgtgaacTAGTTAGAGGAAGTTAGCATCAGTTCCTTCTGCAGCTAATAGCGAAGAGCGGTGTGAAGGTTGTCGTAGGAAAACCTAGGATAAGATCTAGTGCCGGAACCTTGTCTTGAAGAGGGTTAATTGGATGAATAAAAGGTGACTTGGCAGATtcgaggcaatccttgaggaaactacggatagatgtggaaggtagtatgggcttgcACTACTAGaagaagaggatccgtactcaagtcAAGGAAAGCTGCGATGAAACCAGGAATCTTGTAGAGTTTGTGACCCCTCGATATATTATGATGCTtattctgatggtttatatggtctattaTTTTGTATGGTGACTCTGCGGGGCAGACCTGTTGGCAGTTCTGGTGCTGGAGAGGGCTCGGGTTCTGAAGTCaggtggtggttgtcgaggccaacaaaatttataaccctaaatattacacactaaaatagtgtatagtggtaaaggggttgAATCCatagagattggttcaatttataactctatgaaaaatctctttgtaaaactacttgtaaaataacaataaaagtaAAAAGGGGGGAGTGTTTAATTCTTTCGAGTgcttgaaaaaaattaaaaactagctAGGTTGAAAATATGGCAAGTAAACAAGTAAAAGATTGGATTAAATTCAAAGAAGTGGAAT of the Lactuca sativa cultivar Salinas chromosome 6, Lsat_Salinas_v11, whole genome shotgun sequence genome contains:
- the LOC111894145 gene encoding ATP-dependent 6-phosphofructokinase 4, chloroplastic isoform X2; the protein is MGRYNGFIAMFAMLASRDVDCCLIPESPFYLEGQGGLFEFIQHRLKENGHVVIVLAEGAGQEYVSESVNAVEERDASGNKLLIDIGQWLIQKIKNHFATVNKMAINMKYIDPTYMIRAVPSNAYDNIYCTLIAQSEIHGAMAGFSGFTVGPVNNRHVYIPIQALSALQFLLNRVRNLQEGPL
- the LOC111894145 gene encoding ATP-dependent 6-phosphofructokinase 4, chloroplastic isoform X1, with protein sequence MGRYNGFIAMFAMLASRDVDCCLIPESPFYLEGQGGLFEFIQHRLKENGHVVIVLAEGAGQEYVSESVNAVEERDASGNKLLIDIGQWLIQKIKNHFATVNKMAINMKYIDPTYMIRAVPSNAYDNIYCTLIAQSEIHGAMAGFSGFTVGPVNNRHVYIPIQRVTEATNAIKLTDRMWARLLASTNQPTNVVKLTFPHVHCFCSFVGFVSLAVLT